In Aegilops tauschii subsp. strangulata cultivar AL8/78 chromosome 3, Aet v6.0, whole genome shotgun sequence, one genomic interval encodes:
- the LOC109776523 gene encoding phospholipase A1-Igamma1, chloroplastic, with translation MSTMSCSSNLSLNAHSLLGSPAGRTVPPAARLLLLQKPPTGIHGAYTTSRPRRPSSHVTSAVSADEAPPTKEKKADSFVGDMERGTLAEESGRSDGELTSRWREMHGCNDWDGLLDPIDRTLRGELIRYGEFSQACYDSFDYDRYSRYAGTCKYAQDSFFKNVGLAGVGYDVTRYLYATSHARFPSFGVQKHNPSDDRMWSETGTFIGFIAVSTDEETARIGRRDIAVAWRGTVTKLEWIADITAFLKPIGQFGLPCPDPSVKVEEGFAELYTSKNPDCKYCKYSAREQVLAEVRKLVERYTGQGEEVSVTVTGHSLGAALAVLCAYDIAETRANVSTGGAKAPVCVFSYSGPRVGNPMFRERFEGELGVKALRILNVHDSVPKVPGIFTEAVLPMPLLRIAGALGLPSVYSHIGVELALDHKLSPFLKDVFDLACYHNLEAHLHLLDGYQGRGKEFKLGGRDPALVNKAADFLMDEHMVPDGWRQELNKGMVRTEDGRWMLPHRPRNVEEHPEDTDLHLAELGLAAPVTAKATAAATATANV, from the coding sequence ATGTCGACCATGTCGTGCTCCTCTAACCTCTCGCTCAACGCACACTCCCTCCTCGGCAGCCCTGCCGGCCGGACCGTGCCGCCAGCTGCCCGCCTGCTCCTCCTGCAGAAGCCTCCCACCGGCATCCACGGAGCGTACACTACCTCTCGGCCACGACGCCCGTCGTCTCATGTCACGTCGGCGGTGTCAGCCGACGAAGCGCCACCGACCAAGGAGAAGAAGGCGGACTCCTTCGTCGGGGACATGGAGCGCGGCACCCTGGCTGAGGAGTCCGGCCGCTCCGACGGCGAGCTGACGTCGCGGTGGCGGGAGATGCACGGCTGCAACGACTGGGACGGCCTGCTGGACCCCATCGACAGGACGCTCCGCGGGGAGCTCATCCGCTACGGCGAGTTCTCGCAGGCCTGTTACGACTCCTTCGACTACGACCGCTACTCCCGCTACGCCGGCACCTGCAAGTACGCCCAGGACTCCTTCTTCAAGAACgtcggcctcgccggcgtcggctACGACGTCACCCGCTACCTCTACGCCACCTCGCACGCCCGCTTCCCCAGCTTCGGCGTCCAGAAGCACAACCCCAGCGATGACCGGATGTGGAGCGAGACCGGTACCTTCATCGGCTTCATCGCCGTGTCCACGGACGAAGAGACGGCGCGCATCGGCCGCCGGGACATCGCCGTCGCCTGGCGAGGCACCGTCACAAAGCTCGAGTGGATCGCCGACATAACCGCGTTCCTCAAGCCCATCGGCCAGTTTGGGCTGCCGTGCCCTGACCCGAGCGTGAAGGTGGAGGAGGGCTTCGCGGAGCTCTACACCAGCAAGAACCCCGACTGCAAGTACTGCAAGTACTCGGCGCGGGAGCAGGTGCTCGCCGAGGTGCGGAAGCTGGTGGAGCGGTACACCGGGCAGGGCGAGGAGGTGAGCGTCACCGTCACCGGCCACAGCCTCGGCGCCGCGCTTGCCGTGCTCTGCGCCTACGACATCGCCGAGACGCGCGCCAACGTGTCCACCGGAGGTGCCAAGGCCCCGGTCTGCGTCTTCTCCTACTCGGGCCCGCGCGTGGGGAACCCCATGTTCAGGGAGCGGTTCGAGGGCGAGCTGGGCGTGAAGGCGCTGCGCATCCTGAACGTGCACGACTCGGTGCCCAAGGTGCCCGGCATCTTCACCGAAGCCGTCCTCCCGATGCCGTTGCTGCGGATCGCCGGGGCTCTCGGCCTGCCCAGCGTCTACTCCCACATCGGCGTGGAGCTGGCGCTCGACCACAAGCTCTCGCCCTTCCTCAAGGACGTCTTCGACCTCGCGTGCTACCACAACCTCGAAGCGCACCTCCACCTTCTCGACGGCTACCAGGGCCGCGGCAAGGAGTTCAAGCTCGGGGGTAGGGACCCGGCACTCGTGAACAAGGCCGCCGACTTCCTCATGGACGAGCACATGGTGCCTGACGGGTGGCGCCAGGAGTTGAACAAGGGCATGGTCAGGACGGAGGATGGGCGGTGGATGCTGCCGCATCGCCCGAGGAATGTTGAGGAACACCCAGAAGACACCGATCTCCACCTCGCTGAGCTCGGCCTTGCCGCCCCCGTCACCGCCAAGGCcaccgctgccgccaccgccaccgccaacGTCTGA